GTGTTGAATATCCACCCCAGTTTATTGCCTAGTTTTCGAGGTGTGCGGGCTGTGGAACAGGCCTTGGCGGCGGGGGTGAAAGTGAGTGGTTGCACAGTCCATTATGCCGAAGCAACGGTGGATAGTGGCCCCATTGTGGCCCAGGCGGTAGTGCCCATTCTGGCTGATGATACGGGGGAGACTCTCCATCAACGCATTCAAGTCCAAGAACATCGCCTCTTTCCCCTGGCGATCGCCCTTGCCGCCCAGCAAAGCCCATGACTGCCCCCTATTTTTCCCTCAGCCAAGGTCACCTGCAACTGTTGAGTGTTTGTCCGCCCCAATTTCAACGGCGTTATTGGGAACAGTTGGGCGGTTTACTAGAACCCCAGCGCCAGGTCAAAACGGAATGGGGCCAAAATTTTCACCAACTGGTTCAACAATGGACTTTGGGTTTGCCCTTGGAAACTTTAGCAGCCCAGAGCCTTGACCCCCAGGACGTTAGCCTACTGGATTCCCTAAAAAATTTAATTGCCACAGTGCCGGCGCTCCACCTCCCCCCCGGCCAAAGGCAGGCTGAACATCAACGCACCCTAGCCAGGGATGATGTTTTATTGACAGTAGTCTATGACCTGTTGGTGCTCACCCCGGAGCAGGGGGAAATTTTTGATTGGAAAACCTATCCCCAGCCGGCCAAACCGGAAAAACTCCACCACCATTGGCAGACTAAGCTTTACCTGTACGTGTTGGCAGAAACTAGTTCCTATTCCCCCGAACAGTTATCCATGACCTATTGGTTTGTGCAGTCACCGGAAAAAATTCAGCACTATACCATTACTTACAACGAAGCTCAGCACCGGGCCACTGAAAGGGAGTTAACCGATTTGCTCCAGCAATTTCGTCAAGGATTAGCCGCTTGGCATCGACACCGTACCCCCCTGGCCCACCGACATAATTGTAACCGTTGTCCCTACCACGACCAGTTTTTTCCACCAGACTAGTTATTTGCCCATGACTTTTAGTGAAGAATTTGAATTACTATTGCGGGCCTGTTATCCCCTGCTCTACATTCCCACCCAGGAAGAAGAACGACTGGAAATGGCGATCGCCAGCAGTGCCCAGAGGTTGGGCAATCGCTCAGTTTACTATTGGGATTTTGTAGAAGGGTACCAGGGCAACCCCAACGGAGCCAATGTGGGCCGCCGCAATCCCCTCCAAGCCTTGGAATTTATCGAAAAATTACCCGCCAGTAGTAATGGCATTTTTGTCCTGCGGGATTTTAATCGTTTTCTAGACGACGTTTCCATTTCCCGAAAACTACGCAACCTTGCTCGCCGTCTCAAGGCCGAAGCTAAAAATCTTGTCATTGTCGCACCCCAAATCTACATCCCCAATGAGTTGGCCGAAATCATTACGGTGATGGATTTTCCTCTGCCCAGTAGTGCCGAAATTCAAGGAGAAATTGAACGGTTGTTGACGGGTTTGGGACAAAAAGTAGAGTCTTCCCTGCGAGATGAGTGGAGTCGCGCAGCCCAAGGTTTATCCATGGAAAGAATTCGGCGGGTGTTGGCCCGTTGCCTAGCAGACCATGGCCAGTTGGGGGCAGACGATGTGGAATTGATGCTAGAAGAAAAACGTCAATCCATCCGCCAAACCCAAATTCTTGATTTTTATCCCGCCAGTGAACGCATCAGCGACATTGGAGGCCTAGATAATCTCAAGGACTGGTTGCTCCGGCGGGGAGGAGCCTTTAGTGAGCAAGCCCGTCGTTACGGTTTACCTTATCCCCGGGGTTTACTACTGGCCGGCATCCAAGGCACTGGCAAATCCCTCACCGCTAAGGCGATCGCCCACCATTGGCATTTACCGTTGTTAAGGTTGGATGTGGGCCGATTATTTGGCGGTTTGGTAGGAGAATCGGAAGCCCGCACCAGGCAGATGATCAACCTCGCGGAAGCGTTAGCCCCCTGTGTGTTTTGGATTGACGAAATTGATAAAGCCTTTGGGAGCATGGACAGTCACGGGGATGGGGGCACCACCAGCAGAGTGTTTGGGGCTTTCATTACCTGGTTGGCGGAAAAAACTTCCCCCGTCTTTGTGGTGGCCACCGCTAACAATGTCCAGAGTCTGCCGCCGGAACTGTTGCGGAAAGGTCGCTTTGACGAAATTTTCTTTGTGGGACTGCCCAATAAAACAGAAAGGGAGGCCATTTTTTCTGTGCATCTTAACCGTTTGCGACCCCATAAAATGGCTGATTACGATATCCACCGCCTGGCCTACGAAACCCCAGACTTTTCCGGAGCAGAAATTGAGCAAATTTTGGTGGAAGCGATGCACATTGGCTTTAGCCAGAATCGGGAATTTACCACCGATGACATTCTTTCCGCCGCGAGCCAAGTGGTGCCCTTAGCTCGCACCGCCAAAGAACAAATCCAATTTTTGCAGGAGTGGGCCGCCGCTGGTAAAGCCCGTTTAGCCTCCAGGGACAGCGGTTTTCCCGCCATTAGTTAACCATTCATCCCGTTATTACTTGCCATGGCCAGTTCCCCCAGACCCACTGAACAAACCAAACAATTTTTTCAGCAATGGCAAACCTATCAGCAGTTGGTTGACCACAATTACATGGCC
The genomic region above belongs to Synechocystis sp. PCC 6803 substr. PCC-P and contains:
- a CDS encoding PD-(D/E)XK nuclease family protein gives rise to the protein MTAPYFSLSQGHLQLLSVCPPQFQRRYWEQLGGLLEPQRQVKTEWGQNFHQLVQQWTLGLPLETLAAQSLDPQDVSLLDSLKNLIATVPALHLPPGQRQAEHQRTLARDDVLLTVVYDLLVLTPEQGEIFDWKTYPQPAKPEKLHHHWQTKLYLYVLAETSSYSPEQLSMTYWFVQSPEKIQHYTITYNEAQHRATERELTDLLQQFRQGLAAWHRHRTPLAHRHNCNRCPYHDQFFPPD
- a CDS encoding AAA family ATPase, translating into MTFSEEFELLLRACYPLLYIPTQEEERLEMAIASSAQRLGNRSVYYWDFVEGYQGNPNGANVGRRNPLQALEFIEKLPASSNGIFVLRDFNRFLDDVSISRKLRNLARRLKAEAKNLVIVAPQIYIPNELAEIITVMDFPLPSSAEIQGEIERLLTGLGQKVESSLRDEWSRAAQGLSMERIRRVLARCLADHGQLGADDVELMLEEKRQSIRQTQILDFYPASERISDIGGLDNLKDWLLRRGGAFSEQARRYGLPYPRGLLLAGIQGTGKSLTAKAIAHHWHLPLLRLDVGRLFGGLVGESEARTRQMINLAEALAPCVFWIDEIDKAFGSMDSHGDGGTTSRVFGAFITWLAEKTSPVFVVATANNVQSLPPELLRKGRFDEIFFVGLPNKTEREAIFSVHLNRLRPHKMADYDIHRLAYETPDFSGAEIEQILVEAMHIGFSQNREFTTDDILSAASQVVPLARTAKEQIQFLQEWAAAGKARLASRDSGFPAIS